One genomic window of Leptospira paudalimensis includes the following:
- a CDS encoding LA_2444/LA_4059 family outer membrane protein, whose protein sequence is MKNKKVLIITAFLILNLCIYAEEETENKQKERKSNQIYLRRNNGYVAPNELNIYNSIFPFALASELPSIQYNTFGFNKFLGDSKFSIEGNFYEFKKTNTTFDRINPTTGFYSKGNLGTFYRSEQNLFLNYHLIENRIILNVGLQRLQSNLSDGTYGFNNYNFSQNFKGIAAGFLLESPRFYGFYIASGYRYSVLNGISNINYSIVTSARRAETLDIQDNPATKYLLREIKLVLGYELNDSILLSLGYIDQFANIKLNRSNIIATDLYFNLLVRSAIEVNARSEYSGTTFASITYKF, encoded by the coding sequence ATGAAAAATAAAAAAGTACTAATTATAACCGCGTTCCTAATTTTAAATCTCTGCATCTATGCAGAAGAAGAAACAGAGAATAAGCAAAAAGAAAGAAAATCGAACCAAATTTATTTAAGAAGAAATAATGGATATGTAGCACCAAATGAACTAAACATTTATAATAGCATTTTTCCGTTTGCTTTGGCTTCTGAATTACCTTCCATTCAGTATAATACTTTTGGATTCAATAAATTCTTAGGTGATTCAAAGTTTAGTATTGAAGGTAATTTCTACGAATTTAAAAAAACTAATACTACATTCGATAGAATTAATCCTACTACTGGATTTTATAGCAAGGGTAATCTTGGAACTTTTTACAGATCTGAACAAAATCTTTTTCTAAACTATCATTTAATAGAAAATAGAATAATACTCAATGTTGGTCTCCAGAGATTGCAAAGCAATCTTAGCGATGGAACTTATGGTTTCAATAATTATAATTTCTCTCAAAACTTCAAGGGAATTGCAGCTGGATTCTTACTTGAATCTCCGAGATTTTATGGATTCTATATTGCTTCTGGATATAGATATTCTGTTTTAAATGGTATTTCTAATATAAATTATTCAATTGTAACTTCTGCAAGAAGAGCGGAAACTTTAGATATTCAAGATAATCCTGCTACCAAATATTTACTTCGCGAAATTAAACTCGTTCTTGGTTATGAATTAAATGATTCTATTCTTTTATCACTTGGATACATTGATCAATTTGCTAATATAAAACTTAATAGAAGCAATATCATTGCCACTGACCTATATTTCAACTTACTTGTTAGATCCGCTATTGAAGTCAACGCAAGAAGTGAATATTCAGGCACAACTTTTGCCTCAATTACTTATAAATTTTAA
- a CDS encoding putative phage abortive infection protein, translating into MKKIKNNGYLITALIVMALPAILYYQKFSNKFEFIRDEEIWGQFGDFYGGLLNPLLTFITFLFVIKSFNFQRNEAQELKESREKDRNETLKINFDNTFFNYLNQLNNLISAFERNVIDRSKGSEVDIIRSPGREILFSAIQISISEFEKSPSNPEKSLFTEGILKIYSKSIYNLLKLILNSTFLNNEEKEKYLDILKAQLVSSEINYLRHVVQYLDKELYEKLNAITFFEDSLNFKKKLENS; encoded by the coding sequence ATGAAGAAAATAAAAAACAATGGATATTTGATAACTGCATTAATAGTAATGGCACTACCAGCAATTCTTTATTATCAAAAATTTTCCAATAAATTTGAATTTATAAGAGATGAAGAAATCTGGGGACAATTTGGCGATTTTTACGGAGGTCTATTAAATCCGTTACTAACTTTCATAACTTTCTTATTTGTTATCAAATCCTTCAACTTTCAAAGGAATGAAGCTCAAGAACTCAAAGAATCAAGAGAAAAAGATCGAAACGAGACACTCAAAATCAATTTCGATAATACTTTTTTCAATTACTTAAATCAGCTTAATAATCTGATTTCTGCTTTTGAACGAAATGTTATAGATAGAAGTAAAGGCAGTGAGGTTGATATAATTAGGTCTCCTGGAAGAGAAATTTTATTTTCCGCAATACAGATATCAATTTCCGAATTCGAAAAATCACCATCAAACCCAGAAAAATCATTATTTACTGAAGGAATTTTAAAAATATATTCAAAATCAATTTATAATTTATTAAAATTAATTTTAAATTCAACTTTCTTAAACAATGAAGAAAAGGAAAAATATTTAGATATTTTAAAAGCTCAACTTGTTTCTTCTGAAATAAATTACTTAAGACATGTAGTTCAATATCTTGATAAAGAATTATATGAAAAATTGAATGCAATTACTTTTTTTGAAGATTCCCTAAACTTCAAGAAAAAACTAGAAAATTCATAA